The DNA region GAATCACGGGCTGATTTTTTGCAACTAAAAAAGAAACTTTCCAAAAAATACAAACTTCCTATTCCTACTAACGCCGATTTGCGCAACAGATATAATGAGCTTCTAAAAAAGAAAAGGATAATGGGATCAGAAAAATTTGAAAAATTACTTTTGAGCCGCGCTATCCGGACTGAGTCCGGCGTGGCTGTGGTAGCAGTCCTCACCAAATCATATCCCTGTCCCGGAAAATGTATATATTGTCCAAGCGAAAAAGATATGCCAAAAAGCTATCTTTCCAATGAGCCGGCTGTTATGCGCGCTATTGATGCTGATTTTGATCCATATAGACAAGTTCAAAATCGTTTGCGTTCATTGGAGCTCAATGGCCATGCTACAGATAAAATAGAGTTGATAGTTATGGGAGGAACATTTTCTTACCTTCCTAGTTATTATCAAAAATATTTTATATGGCAATGCTTTAAAGCTTGCAACGAATTCGAACGAAAAATCAAAAAACAAAAAGCAAAAATTAAAACCAAGGGAGAATTACTAAATAAATATTTGTCAAAAGAACAGAAAAAAAATGAAAAAGCTAAACACAGAATTATCGGGTTGACCTTAGAAACACGTCCTGATTTTATAAATGAAAAAGAAATAAAAAATTTCAGGAATCTCGGCTGTACTCGCGTGGAACTGGGTGTGCAGAGCATTTTTGATGATATTTTAAAAAAAAATAAGCGCGGTCATTCTGTAACTGAGACGATTTGCGCCACAAAACTCTTGAAAGACGCGGGCTTTAAAATTAATTATCATATAATGCCTGGACTGCCTGGATCAAGTCCAAAACATGATTTTAAAATGTTTAAAGAACTATTTTCTAATCCTAATTTCCAGCCGGACATGCTGAAAATCTATCCAACAGTCGTCCTTAGAAACAGCCAACTTTTTAAATTATGGAAAAATAACTCATACAAGCCACTTTCGGACAATAAATTTGAGAAATTTGTTTTAAAAATAAAAAATGAAGTTATTCCCCCTTATGTCCGCATTGCCCGGCTTGTACGTGATGTTCCAACTTCTTCTATAATTGCTGGACCTACAGTTTCCAATTTGAGACAAATTATTATCCCGGAGTCACATTGTCCGTGCATTCGTTGCCGTGAAGTACGAAGCGGATATGAAATAAAAGAAAAAATTGTTTTAAATAGAATTGATTATCCAGCATCGGATGGATATGAAATATTTTTACAATATATTTCACCAGATAAGAAAAAATTATTTGCACTTCTTCGCCTGCGCATCACATCAGAAAAAAAAGCCATTATCCGCGAAGTGCATACTTATGGCAAAATGGAAAAAATAAACCAGAAAAATAAAAAATCCCCACAACACATAGGACTAGGCAAGAAACTAGTAGCTGAAGCCGAAAAAATTGCCAAAAAAGAATTTAAGATAGACAATATATCAG from Candidatus Moraniibacteriota bacterium includes:
- a CDS encoding tRNA uridine(34) 5-carboxymethylaminomethyl modification radical SAM/GNAT enzyme Elp3, whose product is MLKDYDNYIKSAIKQLPESRADFLQLKKKLSKKYKLPIPTNADLRNRYNELLKKKRIMGSEKFEKLLLSRAIRTESGVAVVAVLTKSYPCPGKCIYCPSEKDMPKSYLSNEPAVMRAIDADFDPYRQVQNRLRSLELNGHATDKIELIVMGGTFSYLPSYYQKYFIWQCFKACNEFERKIKKQKAKIKTKGELLNKYLSKEQKKNEKAKHRIIGLTLETRPDFINEKEIKNFRNLGCTRVELGVQSIFDDILKKNKRGHSVTETICATKLLKDAGFKINYHIMPGLPGSSPKHDFKMFKELFSNPNFQPDMLKIYPTVVLRNSQLFKLWKNNSYKPLSDNKFEKFVLKIKNEVIPPYVRIARLVRDVPTSSIIAGPTVSNLRQIIIPESHCPCIRCREVRSGYEIKEKIVLNRIDYPASDGYEIFLQYISPDKKKLFALLRLRITSEKKAIIREVHTYGKMEKINQKNKKSPQHIGLGKKLVAEAEKIAKKEFKIDNISVISGIGVRYYYRKLGYKLKDTYMVKYIGK